From the genome of Leptotrichia sp. HSP-342:
TTAAATCCTAATTTTTCCAATTCTTCTCTATGGTCTTCTAAATCTTCTAATTCAGTTGGACACACAAATGTAAAATCAGCTGGATAAAATACGAAAATATTCCATTTTCCTAACATATCCTTTTCAAAGTTTACTTCTTTAAATTCTTCGTTTTGATAAGCTTGAGCTGTAAAATTTTCAATTTTTTTTCCTATTAAAGACATAATTTCCTCCTAATTTAATAATATTATTGTTTTTAATTTGAAATCATTACAAATATTTCTTGGTTACATTATACCATAAAAAATTATTTTGTCAAATAAAATTTAATATTTGTATTTCAAAGAAATTATGATAAAATTTTATAAGAATAAAAATAAAAAGAGAGGATAAATATGTATAAAGTATTAATTGCAGACGATAATAAACAAATTGTTTCGATACTGTCAGAATACTGTAAAAAAAATAATTTTACTGTAAGTACTGTATTTGATGGGGAAGTAGCGTTAAAGGAAATTGAAGAAAATGAGTTTGATATAGTACTTTTGGATGTAATGATGCCTAAAAAGGATGGTTTTGATGTATGCAGAGAGGTGCGTACTTTTTCAAATGTTCCGATTATAATGATTACAGCACGTGGGGAAGATTATGAGAAAATAATGGGACTGGAAATAGGAGCAGATGATTATATAGTAAAGCCTTTCTCGCCAGGAGAAATAATTGCAAGAATAAATGCAATTTTACGTAGAATAACACCTAAAAATGATGAAAGTACAAAAATTTTTACATTTGATAATCTTGAGATTGATTTGAATAATTTTACGGTAAAGATAAACGATGAAATAATTTCGTTGACTAAGAAGGAAATAGAGATTTTATGGACTTTGGCAACAAATCAGAATAAAGTTTTTACAAGAGAAAATTTGCTGGATTTAATATGGGGATTTGATTATTTTGGAGAAAGCCGTACTGTCGATACGCATATAAAAAGGCTTCGTGCAAAACTTGACAATTATAAGCATGAGAAATGGAATATTAAGACAATTTGGGGAGTTGGCTATAAATTTGATATTTTGGAAAAATAACTTTGTTAATGAATATTAAAAATTAAATCATTGGATAAAAAATACGAAGTTCAAAAAAATAAAAAGGAGTGAAGTTTTTAAAAATGGGTAAAAGAATAAAAAAGATTTTTTTTAACGGAGAGGAGTATCCGCCAGAGACATTTAGATTAGGAATGATGCTGTGCATGGTTGGGGGATTTATGGATGCATATACTTTTGTTACGCGTGGAAAGGTGCTTGCTAATGCACAGACAGGAAATGTTGTTTATCTAGCTATAAATTTACAAAGGGGAGATTTTGGAAAAGCCTTTAATTATTTTATGCCGATTCTGGTTTTCACATTTGGAATATTATTTACTGAATTTATTAGAGTGAAATTTGAAAAACATAGAATTTTTAGATGGCAGCAAATTGTTATATTTTACCAAGTTATAATAATGTTTTTTATTTCATTCATTCCAAGCGGAAATTGGAATATTGTTGTAAATATGATTATGTCGTTCATTGCCGCAATTCAATATCAAGGATTTAGAAAAATTAGGGGACTGGCAGGAGCGACAACAATGTGTACTGGGAATTTACGAAGTGGAATGGAGAATTTATTTAAATATATAAATACAGAAAACAAGTCGTATTTACAGAATTTCTGGATATATTTGGGATTAGATGGATTTTTCTTTATCGGAGCAATGCTTTGTGTAGTTTTAGTAAAAATATACGGTATAGGAGCGTTGCTTGCTTGCTGTATTCTACTAGTTGCGGTGTTTATTATAATGTTTAAGGAAACTATTTAGGAAATAGGAGGTATTTAAAATTGAATAATTACAAGCCACCTTTTCAAATAACTGAAAAAATGACAGTATTAATAGGTGAAATAAGTGAAGAAATAGGGAGAATGTCTATTTTTCAGGAAAAAATTTCAAATCCGCATTTAAGGAGAGAAAATAGAATAAAAACAATTCATTCTTCGCTTGCTATTGAACATAATTCTCTCTCGCTGGAACAAGTTACAGCTATATTGAATGGAAAAAAAGTTTTAGGAAATCCTAATGAAATAAAAGAAGTAAAGAATGCTTATGAAGCGTATGAATTATTAACTAAGTTAAATCCATTTTCAGTAAAGGATTTATTGAATGCTCACAGATTGATGATGAATGGGCTGGTTAAGGAAAATGGTAAATTTCGTTCTCAAGGGGTTGGTATTTTTGCTGGAAGAAAAGTTGTACATATTGCTCTGCCAGCAGATTTAGTGCCTAAGCATATAAGCAGTTTAATTTCATGGTACAAGACTTCTTCTGTACATCCATTGATTAAAAGTGCTGTTTTTCATTATGAATTTGAATTTATCCATCCATTTTCAGATGGAAATGGTCGTATTGGAAGAATGTGGCATACTTTACTGCTTGGAAAATGGAAAAAAATATTTTTTTGGCTTCCAATAGAGGAATTGATAAAAAAAGAACAGAAAGAATATTATGATACTCTTGCAATAGCTGATAAAGAAGGTGAGAGTACAATATTTGTAGAGTTTATGCTCAAAATTATAAACGATAGTTTAAAAGAAATTAAAACTTCTGAAAAAATAACCGACCAAGATAACGACCAAGTAACCGATCAAGATAGCGACCAGGATAAAAATCCAGTTGAAAAATTACTTAGTGTACTTGGAGATAATGTTTTATCAGCAACAGAAATTATGGAAAGATTAAATTTAGTACATAAACCTACTTTCAGAAAAAATTATTTAAATCCTGCCTTAAAGGCAAAATTGATTGAAAGGACAATTCCTGACAAACCTAATAGTAAAAATCAGAAATACAGGAAATTGAAAAAAAGTTAAATAAAAGAAGCCGTTTAATATAATTCATAAAATTATATAAACAGCTTTTTAAAATTTAGTTTTTAATTGTAAATTCCAATTTTTCAGGTTTTATTCGTTAATTGAACCATGTCCAGAGCTTTGAAGACTGCAGCTTTTATCTTTTCCATTTTCAGTATAGATAGCATCGTTACCTTTCATGTGAATTGAGATGTTTCCATTTGAATATCTTTCTCCACTACCAGATGCTGCTGAACTTAAAGTATGGATTCCTCCATAACCATCAGCTACTTTTACTTTATCTGTTGAAACATTTTCAACTGTTATGTCTTGATAACCATCGCAGCTGTATTTTCTTAGCAAATTGCTGCTAGAACTTTGGTTGTAGCTTCCTGAGTTGTCACTTGCTGTCATAGAGCAGCTTTCATCGCTTCCATTTTTTGTGAAGACTGCATCGTTTCCTTTTATGTGAATAGAAACTCCTCCACCTGTGTATTCTTCTCCACTACCAGATCTTGTTAATTTCAGATTGTAAACTTTTCCGTTTCCATCTGTCAATCTTACTCTGTCTGTAGAAAGATTTTGTACTGTTACATCTCTGCTACTGCAGCTAAATTTTCTTGTTACATTTGATGCTTTTTTTGAAGATTTTGCTCTCACTGCTGAAAAACCAATAGAACTAAGAGCTAAAACTCCAACTAAAGCTGTTAAAATCATTTTTTTTGTCGATTTCATAACACTCACTCTCTTTTCTCCAATTTATTTTTTATTATATGCTCAAACTCCTAAAAATGAAACATATAAATTCTGTTTGAGAATAGCCCAAACTGTATCCATTTTAAAGTAATCTGGCTATAACAATTACATTTTTGAAATCTTTGAATCCCTTCTCAAATTTCAATATGAGTATATCATACTTTTTTTAAATTTTCAATTATTTAATGAAAAAAATTTTCCTATATTTTTAATTATAAATTAACTTAAAAAATATGAATTTTTATTTTTTATTGTCAACAAATCCTTTGTTTATAACAAAAATAATATATATTATATTAATTAGTAAAATTTTTTTAAAAATTAGCCAAAAAATTAAAGGAAAAAAAAAGAAATATCATGTATAATTCAAAAATGGAGCATGCGTTATCCTGAATTAACGTAAATTTTTGATGAAGGACATTTTTATGAAAACAAATACAATTTTTACATTGATTAAAGAGTATTTTTTAATTGGACTTGGAACTTTTATTCTGGCATTCGGATTACATTTTTTCTTTTTCCAGAATAAAATAGCAAGTGGTGGAGTAACAGGGCTGGCATTGGTTGTCAACAGTATTTTTCACATTTCAACTGGATTATTTGTTGCGGTTAGCAATTTTATTCTGTTTACACTTGCATTTATTGTAATTAGTGGTCAATTTGGTATAAAAAGCATTTATGCTACAGTAATTTTATCTGTTTTTCTTTCATATTTTGAAAAATTTTACCCAAACTATGCTCTTACTCACGACTTAATTTTAGCAACAATTTTTGGAAGCGCATTATGTGCTTTAGGAATAACAATTATTTATTTTTATGAAGCTTCTACTGGCGGTACTTCAATCATTGCGAGAATCCTTACAAAATATTGCCATATCAGTTACGGAATGTCTAGCTTCATCGTAGACGCAATTGTTACTCTTTTAGCGATTTTTGCCTTTGGAATTGAGCTGGGACTTGTGGGACTTTTAAGTGTCTACGTAACAGGATTTATCATTGATAAGTTTATTGAAGGATTTAATTCACGTAAGCAGATTATGATTATCACTTCAAACAAAGACATCGTTTTAAATTACATTTTAAAGGATTTTGACAGAGGTTGTACTGTACTTAAAGCCGTTGGAGGCTATTCTGGAGCTGAAAAGGACATTTTACTCACAATTATCGAAAGAAGACAGTTTATTCAGTTAAGAAAATTCCTAAAAACCCACGATCCAACTTCCTTTGTAACAGTAACTGACACAACAAAAGTTTTTGGAGAAGGTTTTGATCAATTACATTAATTTTTAAATTTTTACATTTCACAAAAAAGAGAAAGCCAATTACAATAATAATTTATTACAAAACGGTTTTCTCTAACATCTATTTACTTTTTTAATAACTCTTTTTAATTTGCACTATTTGATATCCTTACAATAAATACTTCCATTTGCTCTTTCATAATTTGTTCTACCATGTTTAACACTTCTCCGATGTACTTCTTTCCACTCATTACAATCAAAAAATTACAACTAATAGCACTCATTCCCAAGACTATCATAAGTATTATTTTTACTATTCTTATTTCCATTTTCAACAACTCCCTTTTAAATTTTTATTTCCTGTTTGTTAAAGTGTACTTTTAGAATTAATAACAATCTATTTTTTCTTTTATACTTCTAAACTTTTTGATCAATAAATATTTTTTCTTATTTTAATTTAATATCAGTTCTTTTAACACAGAAGTGTTGGATGCTATACCTTTTATTTTTCAATAACACTTATACTGAATTATCATTTAACACTAATGGCGAAAGTTCTCGCACGACTCCTATTTAACGTAAAACCTTCTTATTTGACTACTTGAAGATAAATTCAAAATAAATGTTGATAATAACTTACATTTTTTGATATAATATGAGAAGATAAATTTTTAATTGCTAAAATTGCATGTAATGAAAGGATAAATTTAGAATGATTAGTGTTTTAAAGGGAATGAAAGATAGATATTCTGATGATGTAAAAAAATACGACCTAATTGTTGATACAGCAAAAAGTGTATTTGAAAAATATGGATTTGAACGAATTATAACGCCTATTCTGGAAGAAACTGAACTTTTTAGACGTGGTGTTGGAGATGAAACAGATGTTGTTTCAAAGGAAATGTACGAATTTGTAGATAAAGGTAACAGAAATGTTACAATGCGTCCAGAAGGTACTGCTGGAGTAGTACGTGCCTATTTGGAAGCAGGTTTTCACAAGTCTTCCCCAATTGTAAAATGGTTCTACAACGGTCCAATGTATCGTTACGAAGCCCCTCAGAAAGGAAGATTTAGAGAATTTCATCAAATGGGTATCGAAATGTTCGGAGTCCGTTCTGCTTACCTTGATGCTGAAATTATCCGAATGGGATGTGAATTTCTTGAAAAACTTGGAATTACTGGACTGACTGTCGAAATAAACAGTCTTGGGAATATTGATTCAAGAAAAAAATACATCGATGATTTAAAATCATTTATGGAAAAAAGACTGGATAAACTTAGTGACGATTCAAAACGAAGATATAAAACTAACCCTTTAAGAGCATTGGATTCAAAGGATAAAGGTGACCAAGAACAATTTATCAACGCCCCAAAATTATACGACTATCTTGACGAAGAAAGCAAAAATTATTTTGAAGATACAAAGAAATATCTTGAATTAATGAATATTAATTATGTGGTAAATGACAAGCTGGTACGTGGACTTGACTATTACTCAGATACAGTCTTTGAAATAAAATCTGACAAATTAGGCTCGCAGGCAACTGTGCTGGCTGGAGGGCGTTACGACAGACTTCTTGAAATACTTGGAAATGCAAAAGTGCCAGGAATAGGCTTTGCCGCTGGAATGGAAAGAATTGCAATGCTTATGGATGAAAATTTGATTGCAAAAAAAGAAAACAAAATTTACGTTATTTATTTTGATGAAACAAAAGAATATTTTGTAAAAATAGTAGAAGAACTACGAAAAAATGGAATAAAAGTCAACTTTGACTACAATCCAAAAAGTTTTGGAGCCCAAATGAAAAAGGCAAACCGTGAAAATGCAGACTATGTATTGATTTTAGGTGAAGATGAACAAAAAGAAAATGTAGTTACAATAAAGAAATTTAGTACTGGAGAACAGGAAAAATACAGTTTTGAGCAAGTTTTGAAACATTTTGAAAGAAAGAGTCTTGAAAAATAGGGGAGGGTATGGGAAATTTAATAAATTTTTTAGCTATTATTTTGGGTAGTTTGATAGGATTTTTCGTAGGCCATAAATTTAAAAATGAAATGAAAGATCTTATAATGGAGTGTGCCGGACTATTTATAATAGTTGCTGGTTTGAAAAGCACGATAAATTCAAATCGAGATATTATTGTTTTAATTTATCTGATTATCGGTTCGATAATTGGACAAATCATAGATATTGATTTAAAATTAAAAAATTTGGGATTATTTTTGGAAAAAAAACTTAATTTTGCTATCAAAAATCCAGAAACTAATGATTCTGAAAAAAGTTTTGCAAAAGGCTTTTCAACTGCTACAATTTTATTTTGTACAGGAGCAATGGCAATTGTAGGAGCAATAAACAGTGGACTTACAGGTGACGATACAACGTTAAAGATAAAAGCAATTTTAGATGGAGTAATTTCCATCGTTATAACATCTCTATATGGAATAGGCGTTATGTTTTCAGCTGTTTCAGTTTTTATTTACCAAGGATTTTTCTATCTTTTTGCTAATTATCTAAAACCATATTTAACTGAAAAAACAATTTCAGATATAAATTTTCTTGGTGGAATAATGGTTATGGCAATCGGAGTAAATTTATTATTAAAAAAAGAAATAAAAATTGCAAATATGTTGCCGGCATTATTTATACCGATTATTTTAGAGATTTTTATATAAATAAATTAAAAGAAATTTGAATATAAGGAAAGGAAATAAAATGTACAGAAATTATAAATTAAATGAATTAAGAATGGAAAACATCGGAGAAGAAGTTATTTTATCTGGATGGGTTTCAAAAGTTAGAGATTTGGGGCATTTCACATTCATTGATTTGCGAGATAGATATGGAATTACTCAAATTTTAGTAAATGAAGAAGTTTCAGGAAAAGAACTTTTTGAAGAAGCTAGAAAATTAAAAAATGAGTGGGTTATAAAAGTTACTGGAAAAGTAGCTGAAAGAAGCAGCAAAAATAAAAATATTCCTACTGGAGATATTGAAGTTGAAGCAAAAAATATTGAAATTCTAAGCCGTTCTAAACAATTACCATTTGAAATTGAC
Proteins encoded in this window:
- a CDS encoding Fic family protein, translated to MNNYKPPFQITEKMTVLIGEISEEIGRMSIFQEKISNPHLRRENRIKTIHSSLAIEHNSLSLEQVTAILNGKKVLGNPNEIKEVKNAYEAYELLTKLNPFSVKDLLNAHRLMMNGLVKENGKFRSQGVGIFAGRKVVHIALPADLVPKHISSLISWYKTSSVHPLIKSAVFHYEFEFIHPFSDGNGRIGRMWHTLLLGKWKKIFFWLPIEELIKKEQKEYYDTLAIADKEGESTIFVEFMLKIINDSLKEIKTSEKITDQDNDQVTDQDSDQDKNPVEKLLSVLGDNVLSATEIMERLNLVHKPTFRKNYLNPALKAKLIERTIPDKPNSKNQKYRKLKKS
- a CDS encoding YoaK family protein gives rise to the protein MGKRIKKIFFNGEEYPPETFRLGMMLCMVGGFMDAYTFVTRGKVLANAQTGNVVYLAINLQRGDFGKAFNYFMPILVFTFGILFTEFIRVKFEKHRIFRWQQIVIFYQVIIMFFISFIPSGNWNIVVNMIMSFIAAIQYQGFRKIRGLAGATTMCTGNLRSGMENLFKYINTENKSYLQNFWIYLGLDGFFFIGAMLCVVLVKIYGIGALLACCILLVAVFIIMFKETI
- a CDS encoding response regulator transcription factor, whose protein sequence is MYKVLIADDNKQIVSILSEYCKKNNFTVSTVFDGEVALKEIEENEFDIVLLDVMMPKKDGFDVCREVRTFSNVPIIMITARGEDYEKIMGLEIGADDYIVKPFSPGEIIARINAILRRITPKNDESTKIFTFDNLEIDLNNFTVKINDEIISLTKKEIEILWTLATNQNKVFTRENLLDLIWGFDYFGESRTVDTHIKRLRAKLDNYKHEKWNIKTIWGVGYKFDILEK
- a CDS encoding MliC family protein; protein product: MKSTKKMILTALVGVLALSSIGFSAVRAKSSKKASNVTRKFSCSSRDVTVQNLSTDRVRLTDGNGKVYNLKLTRSGSGEEYTGGGVSIHIKGNDAVFTKNGSDESCSMTASDNSGSYNQSSSSNLLRKYSCDGYQDITVENVSTDKVKVADGYGGIHTLSSAASGSGERYSNGNISIHMKGNDAIYTENGKDKSCSLQSSGHGSINE
- the hisS gene encoding histidine--tRNA ligase; its protein translation is MISVLKGMKDRYSDDVKKYDLIVDTAKSVFEKYGFERIITPILEETELFRRGVGDETDVVSKEMYEFVDKGNRNVTMRPEGTAGVVRAYLEAGFHKSSPIVKWFYNGPMYRYEAPQKGRFREFHQMGIEMFGVRSAYLDAEIIRMGCEFLEKLGITGLTVEINSLGNIDSRKKYIDDLKSFMEKRLDKLSDDSKRRYKTNPLRALDSKDKGDQEQFINAPKLYDYLDEESKNYFEDTKKYLELMNINYVVNDKLVRGLDYYSDTVFEIKSDKLGSQATVLAGGRYDRLLEILGNAKVPGIGFAAGMERIAMLMDENLIAKKENKIYVIYFDETKEYFVKIVEELRKNGIKVNFDYNPKSFGAQMKKANRENADYVLILGEDEQKENVVTIKKFSTGEQEKYSFEQVLKHFERKSLEK
- a CDS encoding YitT family protein; this encodes MKTNTIFTLIKEYFLIGLGTFILAFGLHFFFFQNKIASGGVTGLALVVNSIFHISTGLFVAVSNFILFTLAFIVISGQFGIKSIYATVILSVFLSYFEKFYPNYALTHDLILATIFGSALCALGITIIYFYEASTGGTSIIARILTKYCHISYGMSSFIVDAIVTLLAIFAFGIELGLVGLLSVYVTGFIIDKFIEGFNSRKQIMIITSNKDIVLNYILKDFDRGCTVLKAVGGYSGAEKDILLTIIERRQFIQLRKFLKTHDPTSFVTVTDTTKVFGEGFDQLH
- a CDS encoding DUF554 domain-containing protein, encoding MGNLINFLAIILGSLIGFFVGHKFKNEMKDLIMECAGLFIIVAGLKSTINSNRDIIVLIYLIIGSIIGQIIDIDLKLKNLGLFLEKKLNFAIKNPETNDSEKSFAKGFSTATILFCTGAMAIVGAINSGLTGDDTTLKIKAILDGVISIVITSLYGIGVMFSAVSVFIYQGFFYLFANYLKPYLTEKTISDINFLGGIMVMAIGVNLLLKKEIKIANMLPALFIPIILEIFI